AGCCTGTATGCTCACGGCGGATTGGGTGCGTCAACAGATAGAGCACAGCGATCACGCAATTGTGAGGCTGATCATTTCACCTGAGTAGTGGGACGGTTTATCGATCGATGATCACACCAGATGGCTCCGGGCTTTCCCAATCACATAGTCATTTCAGCACAGACCGCCGCCTTACTCTGGTGGCAGGTTGCCAACTCGTCCGATGAATCAGGATGCGACGTTTTCTTTGAAGCGAGCCAATAACTGCGCCTGAGACGGTCGGCGGGCGGAGCCCATTTGACCCAGCGTATCGTCCGACAAGGCCAACTCGAACTCTTCGGTTTCCGCGTGTCCGTTCACGGGCTTCTCGTCACTCGGTAACTGTTGTTTGGGGGTGGCGTGGGAATTCTCGGGCGACGAAAGATCGGTCGACCCCGAACTGTTGGGCGTCGTCAACGTCGTATCGACGCATCCTGTCGATTCGCTCTTAACCAGCGACGACCATTCGGTTGGAGTAAACGATTGCTTGGGTAATGACTCGGTGCGATGTAGTCGCTTGAGTAGCCGAATCTCTGACGTCTTAAGACCGATCTCTTCGAGCAACGCGGTCTCCACAGAGCCTCGTTTTAAGAGTCTCGTTGCCATGGCAAAACGTTCTGTCGGTGCTACCGACTGATTCAGCCGATTCTGGCTAAATTTGAGTGAGTCACATTGCTCGCTGAGTACGGTTACCTGATCGGTGGTCACGATTTGCTGCTGCAAACACACGACAAGCTGCTCATGGAGCTGTCGGGTGAGCGCGCGCTGGCGGCGAGCGTTGTCGGCCTCTGCGGAGATCGACCGAAACATAAACAGTCCGCCAGTGAGATACAATATGAGCGCGATAAAGGCGCTGTATTGATGGAACAATGTGGAAAAAACGGCGCTCATTACACGTACTCGTCAATCAGTGGTGGGGAATCCTCGTCGTCATCGCTAGGCGTGGACGGCAAAGGCTTTTCGGGCTTCGTTCGTTCATCGTTTGATTGCTTCTGTTCGCGACGACGTACGGGCAGAATCGGACTGGCCGGTTTAATTTCACTGACATCGCTCATTGACCTCTCCTACCGTCAGCCAGTCCATTCGCCCAGGCGCGCCCGTAATCGAACGACCGCTTTGCTGTGAATTTGCGATACACGCGATTCGCTCACCTGCAGGACTTCGCCAATCTCACGAAGATTGAGTTCATCGTCATAGTACAGAGACAGCACTAGCGCCTCTCGCTCCGGCAGCTTGCTAATCGCGTCCGCCAACGCGAGGCGAAACTCCTCCTCGGACGCACTCTCTTGCGGCCCTAATTCCAAATCGCCCGCAGGCTGTGTGTGACTGCCCTCACTCTGCGTCTGCTCGAGCGAGAATAATCGGCAGGTCGTCGCATCGCGCAACACCTTATGATATTCGTCAAGACCCAGACCGAGTTCCTCGGCGACCTCACTTTCGCGAGCGCTTCGGCCATGACGCATTTCGACAGCGCGCATTGCCTCGGTCACTTTACGCAGCTTTTGATACACCGATCGCGGCGTCCAGTCTGATCGCCTCACTTCATCCAGCATGGCGCCACGGATGCGAATACCGGCGAACGTCTGAAAGTTAGCACCGCGTGACGCGTCATATTTACGCGAGGCTTCAAGCAAACCAATCATCCCGGCTTGGATCAGATCGTCGACATCGACATTTCCGGCCAGGCGGCTAACTAAATGATAGGCAATGCGTTTGACCAACTGAGCGTTCTCAATAACCAGTTCGTCCTGTGCACTCGACGAGTACTGTGCATACGCTGTACTGACCACCATTACACAACCTCCGCGGGCATCGGCGCCACCAATCGTTCGGCGAAAAACTCAATATTGCCCCGCGCACCGGCACGGCTGGCTCGCTTAGATAAATTATGGGCCACGTCGCTCAACGCTTTGGCCGCCCGACTGTCCGGATACGTGTTTACGACACCGCATTGCTGCTGAATCGCTTTACGCACACTCGAGTCTTGCGGTACGTGCCCCAAGTACTTCAATCCGACATTGAGAAATCGCGCTGCGACCGCACTCAATTTGTCAAACAGATGCCGGCCATCGACCGCACCGCGAGTCTTGTTGCACAGAATACTGAAGTGCTTTACGCCGTGATCACGACTGAGAAGCTTTATTAATGCATAGGAATCGGTGATTGACGCCGGCTCATCACACACCACAACGACCACCTCCTGGGCCGCCGCACTGAAGCGAATCACGCTATCCACAATGCCGGCGGCTGTGTCGATAATCAGATCATCTACGGGCGTTGCCATATCGCTGAACGCCCATATCAAGCCACTGTTCTGAGCCGGTGTAGTATCCGCTAATTGCCGGATACCCGATGACGCCGGCACAATTTTAATGCCACCGGGTCCATCGATCATGATGTCGTCCAGCGAACACGTCCCATTCATGACGTGGGCCAAGTTCTTTCGCGCCTGCAACCCGAGACACACATCGACATTCGCGAGGCTCAAATCGGCGTCCATCAGCACCACATTCCGCCGCAACGAGGCGAGCGCCATGGCCAGATTGATCGAGACCATCGTTTTGCCCACGCCGCCTTTGCCACCGGTAATGGCGACTACGCGCACAGGTTGCGGCATCGCGCGACGCAGGCCGGCTGCTTGGTCCGCTGGATAATTAGGCGAAGACATGCGCATGACCCTCCGCAAAATGCCGGGCCATAAATTCATCGCCGTGCTCCATCGCTTCTTCTTGCGCGAGCCGCTCAGCGCGATCTATCAATGTTTGGCCGCTATTTTGTGTGCTGTGTAAATCCTCCGGCACCCGTTGTCCGTTCGCGAGCAGGGTGATCGGCAACTGTCGGCGAATGGCGACCGAGAGCGCTGGGCCTAAACTGGTTGCCTCATCGATTTTCGTTAGAACACAGCCATCCAATGGCACGTCCCCAAAATGTCGGACCACGTCATCAAGCGTTTGCTCTTGTGCGTTAGCCGCCAGGGTCAGATATGTTCGAATCGACGCATCGTCGAGATGGAGCGCTTGCAGATGATCCGCCAAGCCACGCGCGCGCTGGCTCACGCCGGCGGTGTCAATCAGCACCAGTTGTTTGTCGGACAGCCCTCGGAGTACGTCACTCAATTCGCCCGCTTCGTTGACGCACAGTGCCGGGACATCCAATATTCGAGCAAAGGTGGCGAGCTGTTCTTGCGCACCAATACGAAAACTGTCTGTGCTCACCAGCGCGACTTGATCACGCCCATATTTTAGCGCGTAGATCGCCGCTAGTTTGGCGATGGTGGTGGTTTTCCCGACACCGGTCGGACCGATGAGTGCGACGATACCGGGCGCGGTCGTCATGTCCTGATCCGGCAGCGGCAGCGCCTCGGCTAAGACGCGCGTCGCGTTTTCGATCTGCAGCGGCACCTCAAAACAGTCCGCCACACGGTCAGCGAGTTCCTGCGCCAGTCCCGCATGGATACCCATCGCGGCGTATTGCTGAAGTACGGCGGCTCGTTCCGGACTCCGCTCGCAGGTTGACTGCCACGCCATCTGCGATAACTGTTCGGTGAGCAGCGAGCGCATGCTTGTCAGTTCCTGGCGAACTGCTGTCATTTCGGTCGCCACTGGTTTTGACGCGTTGGATTTTGATTCATCGCTCACGGCAAGAGACTCACTAAACGGCGTGTCATCGGAAAGCAGCGACGACAGTTCATTTTGCTCAGGCGAATCGGCCAATGCCTGATGATCTGTCGACGGATCGGCGGGCTGGTGAATAAGCGTTTCGTCGTAATCCACGGCCGCCACCACTTCCACACCATTGTCCGCTCGGCGATTTGAGAGGATCACCGCATCGGGACCTTGTTCTCGACGAACAGCGGCGAGTGCAAGTCGCATTGTAGGCGCATTAAATCGTTTGATCTTCATACGTTGTCCTGTCTGTGGTTCGTGTTACTCGAACCGGTTTCTGTGTTATCCGCCACCCTGCTCGAGCACGCGGCCGTCAATGTTGCTCTGTTCGCGCTAACCCACTGTCGCGACCATACGGATGGGCTTGTCATCCGGCACCTCGTTGAACGCGAGTACATTCAAGTTAGGCAACGAGTGTCTGGCCAGCCGCGCAAACCAAGCACGCAGTCGTGGCTCAACCAGCAACACCGGCGTTTCACCTGCCGCCTCCTGTCGCTTCGCCCCGTCTTTCAGCGCACCATGGACCCGTTCAACCAGGTCGGGTTCAAAACCAGGGCCGTTATCCGCTGAATTGGCTTGTAGTGAATTTTGCAATATCTGTGCCAGCTCCGGTTCGAGCGTCAGCACCGGAAGCTCATCTCGTAAGCCACTGATTTGTTGAACGATTGACCGTCCGAGCGCAATGCGCACCTGGCTGATTAGAACGTCAGGATCCTGACTGACGGTCGCCGCAGACGCCAAAGTTTCGACGATTTTGTGCATGTTGCGCAGCGATATTTTTTCGTTGAGCAAGGCTTGCAGAACTTTGAGTAGAACACTCATCGGCAGTGATTTGGGTACAAGATCTTCGACCAATTTTGGCGAGGTCTCGGCGACACGATCGAGCAGCTGTTGCGATTCATGCGTGCCGAATAAATCCGCTGCATGATGTTGAATCAGTTTGCTCAGATGCGTCGCCACCACAGTACTCGTGTCCACCACTGTGTAGCCGAGCGTTTGCGCATGCTCTCGATGGGCCGGTTCGATCCATACCGCATCCAAATCAAAGGCCGGATCCTTGGTGTCGATGCCGGCCAGTTTGCCAAACACCTGGCCAGGATTGATGGCCAGATCACGATCAACGTGAATCTCTGCCTCCGCCACCGGCACGCCCATAATGACGATACGATACGCATTCGGCGCAAGCTCCAAATTATCGCGCACGTGAACAGGCTGAATAAGAAAGCCGATTTGCTGCGAGATTTTCTTACGCACGCCCTTAATTCGATTGAGTAGTTCGTTACCACCATTACGGTCTACGAGTGGAATCAATCGATAGCCAACCTCAAGACCAATCGCGTCGACCTGCGGAATGTCCTGCCAGCCAAGTTCCGTAGGCTCTTCCTTCACCGGCGCTTCGACCGCCTCCTCAGACACCGGGGCCGTTTTTTGACGATGCGTCAGATAGGCACCGCCTGCGCAGGCCGCGGCCAAGGTTAAGAAAGCCACGTTGGGCATGCCGGGAATCATTCCTAATAAGGTCAAGATACCCGCCGTGACCACCAGCACGTGGGTCTGACCGAAAAGCTGACCGAGCACCTGATCACCGAGGTTTTGCATACTCGAGACACGCGTCACAATGATCGCTACCGCTGACGACAGCAGCAAAGACGGAATCTGCGCCACCAAGCCGTCACCAATCGTCAGTAGCGTGTAGTTATGCATTGCGACCGACAGCGTCAGATCATGCTGGGCCATCCCGATTGAAATGCCGCCGATTATATTGATGAACAAAATCAGGATGCCGGCGACCGCGTCGCCTCGCACAAACTTACTCGCGCCATCCATTGAGCCGTAAAAATCAGCCTCTTCGCGAATGTCATTACGTCGCCGCTTGGCTTCTTCTTGATTGATCACACCGGCGTTTAAGTCGGCATCAATGGCCATTTGCTTGCCGGGCATCGCGTCGAGGGTAAAACGGGCCGTCACTTCCGAAATGCGTCCCGCGCCTTTGGTGACGACCACAAAGTTGATGATCACCAAGATCGCAAACACCACAAGACCGACGGCGTAGTTACCACCGACCACAAAGTCACCGAATGCCTCAATTACCTTACCGGCCGCACCGGTGCCGGTATGCCCATTGAGTAGCACGACACGCGTCGAGGCAATATTCAGAGCCAGTCGCAGAAGCGTGACGACTAATAGCACCGTCGGAAAGACCGACAATTCGAGTGGGCGACTAACGTAGATAACGGCGAGCACAATTACCAACGACAAAGCGATATTAAAACTGAATAGCGAATCGAGCATCAACGGCGGCAACGGCAAAATCATCATTGCGAGCAACAACAACAGCAGCAGCGGCACACCCACGCCACGCGCGCCCGCGCGGGTCGTTGAAAACAGTTCCATCAATTTATTCATGTATTGTTCTCTTCATCATCGAGCTCCACGGTTGGCCGATCTGGCTCCAATCCTCCGTGTTGCTGCACGTGTCTTACCTGAAACACCCAGGTCAACACTTGGGCGACCGCGGAATACAGGCGAGCTGGAATTTCATCGTTTAGTTCGCAACTTCGGAACAAGGCTCGTGCAAGTGGTGGCGCTGAGAGCAACGGCACGCCGTGCTCGCGTGCCGACTCGCGAATTCGGGCTGCAACTAAGTCCGCGCCCTTGGCCACCACGCGCGGTGCCGCATGACGCTCGGGGTCATACCGTAATGCCACCGCAAAATGCGTCGGGTTGGTGATGACCACATCCGCGGTTGGAACCTCTTCCATCATGCGCGCGTTTGCTTGCTCCATTTGGAGTTGACGAATCCGTGATTTGAGTTCGGGGTTGCCGTCGGTCTCCTTCATTTCATCGCGCACTTCCTGTCGTGTCATGCGAAGCTGTTTGGCGTGCTGCCACAACTGGAACGGCACATCGACAGCCGCAATGAGTAGCAACGGCGCGCTAAACATGAGCAGCGCTTTGACACCGAGAACGGCCGCTTCCACCAACGCCGCTCTAACGGGCATGGTGCTCAGGGCTAAAAACTCCAAGGCGTAGAGCTTGAGAAAGACCACGGCAAAGCCGCCCACCACGGCAAACTTGGCCAGCGCCTTAACAAGCTCGAGTAAGCCGTTCGCGCTAAACACGCGCTTGAGTCCTTTGATCGGATTGAGCTTGCTGGCCTTAAAGGCGATCGCCTTGGTGCTGAACGACCACCCGCCCGTCATGGCCGGTGCGCAGATGGCCGCCGCAAGCACCACCGCAAAAAACGGCAATAGAGATTTGAGTGCCGTGTAGATGGCCTCGCCGAAGGTGGCGATCGGTGCATTGAGATCAAACAGTTCGCCGCGCTCAAGCGCAAGACCCGAGCGCAAGGCCTCCAACGTGTCAACAGCCAGGTTATCCCCAAACGCAAACAGCCCGGCCGTCGCAATAAGCATCACGGTAGCCGTATTGAGTTCGCGGGATCGTGGTACTTGCCCTTTCTTGCGCGCGTCGGCCAGACGCTTCGGTGTCGCCTGTTCGGTTTTTTCTTGACCATTGTTTTCGCTCACGGCGCTAGTATCCGGAACGACTGTTCGAACGCGCCCTCAAGAAGCGATACGAAGACGCCAACAATGTTCGGCACGCTCACCATGAGAATGACAAACCCAAGTACCATCGTGATAGGGAAACCCACCGCGAACAAATTCAGTGTCGGTGCAGCACGGCTAATTACCCCGAACGCCAGGTTCACAATCATGAGCGCCGCCATAGCCGGTAACGCGATCTTAACCGCACCCACGAAAATTTGACTGCCCCAGTAGGCCAGCTGCTGAAAGCTGCGTGGCGCCAGTCCGGTTTCCCCAATCGGTAACACAAAGAAACTCTGTGCAAGCGTATCGATAATCATGATGTGGCCATCAATGGCCAAGAACGCCAAGGTGGCGAGCACCATGAAGTACTGACTCACCACCGGCACGTTTACACCGCGGGCAGGATCGACCGCGATCGCAAAACCTAAGCCCATGCTCATGGCCGCCGCTTGACCGCCCAGTATCAGCGCGTCAAACACAATCTGCAGAGCAAACCCCATGCCGATACCAATCAGCAATTGCTGAGCGGCAACAAGCCCGCCGTTAATGCTCAACGGGTCAATGGCTGGCGGCGCAGGGATCAACGGCACAAGAATGAGCGTCAGTGCGACGGAGATTAGAATACGAATCCGCGGCAGTACCATCGACGCACTGAAGATTGGTGCGACCATTATCATGCCCATGATGCGTATGAACGGCCAAAGATAGATCGCCACCAGATTGGTCAAATCGACGCTGTGCAGCTGCAAGAGCCCGTTGTTGACCGTCACCACCGACATCACCCGACAAGTTGCGGGATGGTGTGGTAAAGACGGCGGGTGAAGTCGAGCATTTTGTGCATCATCCACGGACCACCGATAGCCAATGCCGCCGCCAGCACCAGCAGCTTGGGAATAAAGCTCAGGGTCATCTCATTGATCTGCGTGGCCGCCTGAATCATGCCGATAAACAAGCCAACGGCGAGGGCCGACAGCA
This genomic interval from Pseudomonadota bacterium contains the following:
- a CDS encoding RNA polymerase sigma factor FliA, coding for MVVSTAYAQYSSSAQDELVIENAQLVKRIAYHLVSRLAGNVDVDDLIQAGMIGLLEASRKYDASRGANFQTFAGIRIRGAMLDEVRRSDWTPRSVYQKLRKVTEAMRAVEMRHGRSARESEVAEELGLGLDEYHKVLRDATTCRLFSLEQTQSEGSHTQPAGDLELGPQESASEEEFRLALADAISKLPEREALVLSLYYDDELNLREIGEVLQVSESRVSQIHSKAVVRLRARLGEWTG
- a CDS encoding P-loop NTPase, which codes for MSSPNYPADQAAGLRRAMPQPVRVVAITGGKGGVGKTMVSINLAMALASLRRNVVLMDADLSLANVDVCLGLQARKNLAHVMNGTCSLDDIMIDGPGGIKIVPASSGIRQLADTTPAQNSGLIWAFSDMATPVDDLIIDTAAGIVDSVIRFSAAAQEVVVVVCDEPASITDSYALIKLLSRDHGVKHFSILCNKTRGAVDGRHLFDKLSAVAARFLNVGLKYLGHVPQDSSVRKAIQQQCGVVNTYPDSRAAKALSDVAHNLSKRASRAGARGNIEFFAERLVAPMPAEVV
- the flhF gene encoding flagellar biosynthesis protein FlhF, which translates into the protein MKIKRFNAPTMRLALAAVRREQGPDAVILSNRRADNGVEVVAAVDYDETLIHQPADPSTDHQALADSPEQNELSSLLSDDTPFSESLAVSDESKSNASKPVATEMTAVRQELTSMRSLLTEQLSQMAWQSTCERSPERAAVLQQYAAMGIHAGLAQELADRVADCFEVPLQIENATRVLAEALPLPDQDMTTAPGIVALIGPTGVGKTTTIAKLAAIYALKYGRDQVALVSTDSFRIGAQEQLATFARILDVPALCVNEAGELSDVLRGLSDKQLVLIDTAGVSQRARGLADHLQALHLDDASIRTYLTLAANAQEQTLDDVVRHFGDVPLDGCVLTKIDEATSLGPALSVAIRRQLPITLLANGQRVPEDLHSTQNSGQTLIDRAERLAQEEAMEHGDEFMARHFAEGHAHVFA
- the flhA gene encoding flagellar biosynthesis protein FlhA, producing the protein MNKLMELFSTTRAGARGVGVPLLLLLLLAMMILPLPPLMLDSLFSFNIALSLVIVLAVIYVSRPLELSVFPTVLLVVTLLRLALNIASTRVVLLNGHTGTGAAGKVIEAFGDFVVGGNYAVGLVVFAILVIINFVVVTKGAGRISEVTARFTLDAMPGKQMAIDADLNAGVINQEEAKRRRNDIREEADFYGSMDGASKFVRGDAVAGILILFINIIGGISIGMAQHDLTLSVAMHNYTLLTIGDGLVAQIPSLLLSSAVAIIVTRVSSMQNLGDQVLGQLFGQTHVLVVTAGILTLLGMIPGMPNVAFLTLAAACAGGAYLTHRQKTAPVSEEAVEAPVKEEPTELGWQDIPQVDAIGLEVGYRLIPLVDRNGGNELLNRIKGVRKKISQQIGFLIQPVHVRDNLELAPNAYRIVIMGVPVAEAEIHVDRDLAINPGQVFGKLAGIDTKDPAFDLDAVWIEPAHREHAQTLGYTVVDTSTVVATHLSKLIQHHAADLFGTHESQQLLDRVAETSPKLVEDLVPKSLPMSVLLKVLQALLNEKISLRNMHKIVETLASAATVSQDPDVLISQVRIALGRSIVQQISGLRDELPVLTLEPELAQILQNSLQANSADNGPGFEPDLVERVHGALKDGAKRQEAAGETPVLLVEPRLRAWFARLARHSLPNLNVLAFNEVPDDKPIRMVATVG
- the flhB gene encoding flagellar biosynthesis protein FlhB, with the protein product MSENNGQEKTEQATPKRLADARKKGQVPRSRELNTATVMLIATAGLFAFGDNLAVDTLEALRSGLALERGELFDLNAPIATFGEAIYTALKSLLPFFAVVLAAAICAPAMTGGWSFSTKAIAFKASKLNPIKGLKRVFSANGLLELVKALAKFAVVGGFAVVFLKLYALEFLALSTMPVRAALVEAAVLGVKALLMFSAPLLLIAAVDVPFQLWQHAKQLRMTRQEVRDEMKETDGNPELKSRIRQLQMEQANARMMEEVPTADVVITNPTHFAVALRYDPERHAAPRVVAKGADLVAARIRESAREHGVPLLSAPPLARALFRSCELNDEIPARLYSAVAQVLTWVFQVRHVQQHGGLEPDRPTVELDDEENNT
- the fliR gene encoding flagellar biosynthetic protein FliR; this encodes MTVNNGLLQLHSVDLTNLVAIYLWPFIRIMGMIMVAPIFSASMVLPRIRILISVALTLILVPLIPAPPAIDPLSINGGLVAAQQLLIGIGMGFALQIVFDALILGGQAAAMSMGLGFAIAVDPARGVNVPVVSQYFMVLATLAFLAIDGHIMIIDTLAQSFFVLPIGETGLAPRSFQQLAYWGSQIFVGAVKIALPAMAALMIVNLAFGVISRAAPTLNLFAVGFPITMVLGFVILMVSVPNIVGVFVSLLEGAFEQSFRILAP
- the fliQ gene encoding flagellar biosynthesis protein FliQ; this encodes MAPETVMTIGQNALALTVLIAAPMLLSALAVGLFIGMIQAATQINEMTLSFIPKLLVLAAALAIGGPWMMHKMLDFTRRLYHTIPQLVG